The Niastella koreensis GR20-10 genome includes a window with the following:
- a CDS encoding DUF5123 domain-containing protein yields the protein MKSVINKYKGIIVPAMALALGIVSCKKDDVGSNELVRMFIPGDISVVSGDTIATLSWKASLYTTGNADVSYTIELSRDSLFAGTPELSQVTKNTSITVTDRQLAVKQKYFARLKANAAGNSEESHWLHSNSMTPIKGEQYMRPILDGELTDTKVTLRWVVNPGFTKITLTPKTGTPISVNLDPADITAGTKTISVLTPKTTYDAAIFLGPAQKGYLTFTSFAGTPTGANVVMVQPTDDLATILTTAAPGTTFVLQQGTKYTTDNPIVLPNNASFTIWGQTGPNRPILAFNVMTLPSTAGVIKFENLDITGYQNADPALTKRNYIFNQSAGSTTAEINFENCIIRNMGFTPLRVQGANPINIDRIVVNKCIVYDISNSSGGNYAFINNTVATSKFNNIFITNSTFYNIGFALIYHNLAPSTTVQVDNNTFYNTTAVTRYFIDYNAQIIGTFTFANNIIGKTISTTDSRGIRAGTAPSVGLNTYKTTDCIFSTNPIANVADYGKASTDLFTNPAAGNFVYKDVTFFGRSSCGDPRWQY from the coding sequence ATGAAGAGCGTAATAAATAAATATAAAGGAATTATAGTGCCGGCAATGGCGCTGGCTTTGGGAATAGTATCGTGCAAAAAAGATGACGTGGGAAGCAATGAACTGGTGCGCATGTTCATCCCGGGTGATATTTCTGTAGTAAGTGGCGATACCATCGCTACCCTGTCATGGAAAGCATCGCTGTATACAACCGGCAATGCCGATGTTTCCTATACTATTGAATTATCAAGAGATTCCCTGTTTGCCGGAACGCCTGAATTATCGCAGGTTACCAAAAATACCTCGATAACAGTTACCGACAGACAGTTGGCCGTTAAGCAAAAATACTTTGCCCGGTTAAAGGCCAATGCAGCAGGTAACAGTGAAGAATCACATTGGCTGCACAGCAATAGCATGACGCCCATTAAAGGTGAACAGTACATGCGACCCATTCTGGATGGTGAACTTACCGACACTAAAGTTACACTCAGGTGGGTAGTAAATCCGGGGTTTACCAAAATAACGCTTACTCCAAAAACCGGTACGCCAATCAGCGTGAACCTGGATCCCGCCGATATTACTGCAGGTACAAAAACTATTTCAGTTCTTACGCCTAAAACAACCTACGATGCGGCTATTTTCTTGGGGCCGGCTCAAAAAGGCTACCTGACATTTACCTCTTTTGCAGGCACGCCAACAGGGGCCAATGTAGTAATGGTACAGCCAACTGATGACCTGGCCACTATTTTAACAACAGCGGCTCCCGGAACTACTTTTGTATTGCAACAGGGAACAAAATATACAACTGACAATCCCATAGTGCTGCCTAATAATGCATCGTTTACCATCTGGGGACAAACAGGGCCTAACAGACCTATTCTTGCATTTAACGTAATGACTTTGCCTTCCACGGCAGGTGTTATAAAATTCGAAAACCTGGATATAACCGGTTATCAGAATGCAGACCCGGCACTTACCAAACGAAACTATATTTTTAACCAGAGTGCAGGCAGCACCACCGCAGAGATCAACTTTGAGAACTGTATTATCCGGAATATGGGATTCACCCCGTTGCGTGTGCAGGGCGCTAATCCCATCAATATCGACAGAATAGTAGTAAATAAATGTATTGTATATGACATTAGCAATTCCAGTGGCGGAAACTATGCCTTTATAAATAATACGGTAGCCACCAGTAAGTTCAATAATATCTTTATTACCAATAGTACTTTTTATAATATAGGGTTTGCCCTGATTTACCATAACCTGGCGCCTTCAACAACTGTGCAGGTTGATAACAATACTTTTTACAACACGACGGCTGTTACCCGTTATTTTATCGACTACAATGCACAGATCATAGGAACGTTCACATTTGCCAATAATATAATTGGTAAAACCATCTCGACTACCGATTCGAGAGGTATTCGTGCAGGCACGGCGCCATCAGTAGGCCTTAATACTTACAAAACAACGGACTGTATTTTTTCTACCAATCCAATTGCTAATGTGGCAGATTATGGTAAAGCCAGCACCGATCTGTTTACAAATCCTGCTGCCGGGAACTTTGTATATAAGGATGTGACCTTCTTCGGAAGATCTTCCTGTGGTGATCCCAGGTGGCAGTATTAA
- a CDS encoding pectate lyase family protein produces MIKRINVFGTVFCCLSMFFSAKAQTVAFPGAEGFGQYTTGGRSGKVYVVTTLDDSGPGSFRHAVEAKEPRVVVFAVSGTIHLQSKLEIKGNITIAGQSAPGDGICLADYSVGLGGDNIIVRYMRFRMGDKNQKGGMVDGNGGDDAFGGTRRRNIIVDHCSVSWSTDEVFSVYNGDSTTLQWNLIEEPLNYSYHFETGDKDYEHHGYGGIWGGKHLSGHHNLFAHCSSRNPRFNGNRQGIEEFVDFRNNVIYDWGLNSAYAGEGGTYNMVNNYYKNGPNTKKDVQYRIMNPWKNSKLPYGKFFIAGNYMDGSAEVTRNNWQGVQVGEKQADDQSLAKADAAFPAAPVTTQSAQDAYELVLKNVGCSLKRDELDAKVINDVKHRSGNFVDVQGGYPHGTEYEKTVNAWPTLKSLPAPADKDQDGMPDAWETKHALNPADAGDASAYKLDKQYTNIEVYLNELVK; encoded by the coding sequence ATGATAAAGAGAATAAATGTTTTTGGAACAGTTTTTTGCTGCCTGTCAATGTTTTTTTCGGCAAAAGCCCAAACCGTTGCCTTTCCCGGTGCAGAAGGATTTGGCCAGTATACCACTGGCGGCCGGAGTGGTAAAGTGTATGTGGTAACCACGCTCGATGACAGCGGCCCGGGGAGCTTTCGACATGCAGTAGAGGCAAAAGAACCGCGGGTGGTAGTATTTGCTGTTTCAGGTACCATTCATTTACAATCGAAACTGGAAATAAAAGGTAACATAACCATTGCCGGGCAATCAGCGCCCGGCGATGGGATTTGTTTGGCAGATTACTCGGTGGGACTGGGTGGCGATAACATCATTGTACGCTATATGCGGTTCCGCATGGGCGATAAAAATCAAAAGGGCGGCATGGTCGATGGCAATGGCGGGGACGACGCATTTGGCGGAACCCGGCGCCGGAACATCATTGTTGACCATTGTTCTGTAAGCTGGAGTACCGATGAGGTTTTTTCGGTATACAATGGCGACAGCACCACCCTGCAATGGAACCTTATTGAAGAACCCCTGAACTACAGTTATCACTTTGAAACAGGTGATAAAGATTATGAGCACCATGGCTATGGCGGCATCTGGGGCGGAAAACATTTATCGGGCCACCACAACCTGTTTGCGCATTGCAGCAGCCGAAATCCGCGGTTCAATGGCAACAGGCAGGGTATCGAAGAGTTTGTTGATTTCCGTAATAATGTGATCTACGACTGGGGGCTTAACAGTGCCTATGCAGGTGAAGGCGGTACGTACAATATGGTGAACAATTATTACAAGAACGGGCCCAATACCAAAAAGGATGTACAATACCGGATCATGAACCCATGGAAAAATTCCAAATTGCCCTATGGGAAATTCTTTATAGCGGGGAATTATATGGATGGATCAGCTGAGGTGACCCGTAACAACTGGCAGGGCGTACAGGTTGGTGAAAAACAAGCCGACGATCAGTCCCTGGCAAAAGCAGACGCTGCTTTTCCTGCCGCACCCGTTACCACGCAAAGCGCCCAGGACGCCTATGAGCTGGTATTGAAAAATGTAGGTTGCAGTCTCAAAAGAGACGAACTCGATGCAAAGGTTATCAATGATGTAAAACACCGCAGCGGTAATTTTGTAGATGTGCAGGGAGGTTATCCCCATGGCACGGAGTATGAAAAAACCGTAAACGCATGGCCCACCCTGAAATCATTGCCGGCCCCAGCCGATAAAGACCAGGACGGTATGCCCGATGCATGGGAAACAAAACATGCATTGAATCCCGCAGATGCCGGCGATGCATCGGCTTATAAACTGGATAAGCAGTATACTAATATAGAGGTGTATTTGAATGAGTTGGTTAAGTAG
- a CDS encoding SusC/RagA family TonB-linked outer membrane protein, with product MTTRITFVVLSLILPIFLFAQSRQIKGAVTDDKGAPVSGVSVIVKGTHNGTTTDVAGKFIFTIPGESGKLTLVFSYLGYKQQEAITDGINPITVSLIKEDNSLDDVVVIGYGTAKKKDLTGSVSSVSTKDLKDVPVNTVAEALAGRLAGVQVTTTEGRPGADILVRVRGGGSISQDNTPLYIVDGIPVDNALSLLAPQEIETINVLKDAASTAVYGARGANGVVVITTKGGKDMPTRVSYDGYAGVRQITKTLDVLNPYDYVMYQYQRYNGSTDDKATFAKTYGRWEDLDIYKKMPFTNWQNEVFGRNAVNNTHVVSVTGGSKATTFNVNVSNSKEDGIMLESGYRRTLASLKFDHRATDKFRVGFSARYSRQRIDGVGTSNTGSQGTNRLRNAVRYKPFVAPGEEDNTGIDQFDADYANLTNLTNPVMLAHNELKYDYKNDVIVNGYASYDILPNLTVKSVVGVTAYNEKVNAYSGKVTALARQNANMPVVGINTYDNVSLTNSNTITYKQTIGDHRFDVVVGQEIYQTKLTSFNSTIKWMPVDLTVDQAFAGIQKATPPTGQIQDPPTTSELSNKLASFFGRANYSYKDKFLLTGTLRYDGSSKFLYQNAWGAFPAFAAAWRISQEPFMENVSFISDLKLRASMGTAGNNRIDNDLFRTTYTTTTSSYAFDESVTPGLAPPAFANPRLKWETTVSRNIGLDFTILRNRINGSIDYYFNTSRDLLLTAQVPVTTGYPFQQQNVGKTLNTGLELQLAANIMNTKNFSWNASFNIAHNRNEIRSLGRDPMGNPLNSYLVQSGWVNSMNDFKVEVGKPIGQFYGYVTDGFYTVDDFNYNASNQTYTLKPDVPNSSAAALGNRAPQPGDLKLKKLSGSKDMTIGADDMTVLGNAQPKFTGGLNQQFSYKRFDMSVFVNWSVGAKEYNANALEFTTTYQYKDNNMLALMKNRYKLFDDNGNKVTDPATLSAMNANAKYWTPTVGNYFLHSFAIEDASYLRIQNITIGYSLPQSLLQKTKVFSRFRIYATVNNLYTFTKYTGYDPEANTRRSNPLTPGVDYAAYPRSRFFLGGVNVSF from the coding sequence ATGACCACAAGAATTACATTTGTAGTCCTTTCCCTCATTTTGCCCATTTTCCTATTTGCACAATCAAGACAGATCAAAGGAGCGGTCACCGATGACAAAGGTGCGCCAGTATCCGGTGTGAGCGTGATCGTGAAAGGCACCCACAACGGCACCACAACAGATGTTGCCGGTAAATTTATTTTTACCATTCCCGGCGAATCGGGAAAACTGACGCTGGTATTCAGCTACCTGGGTTATAAACAGCAGGAAGCCATTACCGACGGCATTAATCCTATTACTGTTTCCCTGATAAAGGAAGACAACAGCCTGGATGATGTAGTGGTGATCGGTTATGGAACTGCGAAGAAAAAAGACCTGACAGGCTCTGTTTCATCTGTGAGCACAAAAGACCTGAAAGATGTGCCAGTGAATACAGTAGCCGAAGCACTGGCCGGCCGCCTGGCCGGTGTGCAGGTAACTACAACAGAAGGCCGTCCCGGCGCCGACATTTTGGTGCGGGTGCGTGGCGGTGGTTCTATTTCACAGGACAATACACCACTCTATATAGTTGATGGTATTCCGGTTGATAACGCGCTGTCGCTTTTGGCGCCACAGGAAATTGAGACCATCAACGTGTTGAAAGACGCCGCTTCAACAGCTGTGTATGGAGCCCGCGGCGCCAATGGTGTGGTGGTAATTACTACCAAGGGCGGTAAGGATATGCCAACCCGCGTATCGTACGATGGGTACGCCGGGGTAAGACAGATCACGAAGACCCTGGATGTACTGAATCCGTATGACTATGTAATGTATCAGTACCAACGTTATAATGGCAGTACCGATGATAAAGCTACGTTTGCAAAAACCTATGGCCGTTGGGAAGATCTTGATATTTATAAAAAGATGCCATTTACCAATTGGCAGAACGAGGTGTTTGGCCGCAATGCCGTGAATAATACCCATGTGGTTTCAGTGACCGGCGGTTCAAAAGCAACTACTTTCAACGTGAACGTGAGTAATAGTAAAGAAGATGGCATCATGTTGGAATCGGGCTATCGCCGTACGCTGGCTTCTTTAAAATTCGATCACCGCGCTACCGATAAATTCCGGGTTGGCTTCAGTGCCCGGTACAGCCGCCAGCGTATAGATGGCGTAGGAACCTCCAACACAGGTTCGCAGGGAACCAATCGCTTACGCAATGCAGTACGTTACAAGCCATTTGTTGCCCCGGGTGAAGAGGATAATACGGGTATCGACCAGTTCGATGCCGATTATGCCAACCTTACCAACCTCACCAACCCGGTAATGCTGGCGCATAACGAGTTGAAATACGATTACAAGAACGATGTCATTGTTAACGGCTATGCCAGTTACGATATCCTGCCCAATCTTACGGTTAAATCGGTAGTGGGCGTAACTGCTTATAATGAAAAGGTAAATGCCTACAGCGGCAAGGTAACCGCATTGGCGCGTCAGAATGCCAATATGCCGGTGGTTGGTATTAATACCTATGATAATGTTTCGCTAACCAACTCCAATACCATCACCTACAAACAAACGATAGGCGATCATAGATTCGATGTGGTGGTTGGTCAGGAAATATATCAAACCAAATTAACGTCGTTTAACAGCACTATAAAGTGGATGCCGGTTGACCTTACCGTTGACCAGGCATTTGCCGGTATTCAAAAAGCAACGCCGCCTACAGGTCAGATCCAGGACCCGCCAACTACTTCAGAGTTGTCAAACAAACTGGCTTCTTTCTTTGGCCGGGCAAACTATTCTTATAAAGACAAATTCCTGTTAACAGGAACCCTGCGGTACGATGGGTCGAGCAAATTCCTGTATCAGAATGCCTGGGGCGCTTTCCCTGCCTTTGCAGCTGCCTGGCGTATTTCGCAGGAACCGTTTATGGAGAACGTTTCTTTTATTTCTGATCTGAAGTTAAGGGCCAGTATGGGTACCGCTGGAAATAACCGCATCGATAACGACCTGTTCAGAACAACATATACCACCACTACTTCAAGCTATGCGTTTGATGAATCTGTAACACCTGGACTTGCGCCACCAGCGTTTGCCAATCCGAGGTTAAAATGGGAAACCACGGTGTCACGTAACATTGGTTTGGATTTCACCATCCTGCGGAATCGCATCAACGGATCTATCGATTATTATTTTAACACCAGCCGCGACCTGTTGCTGACGGCGCAGGTACCTGTTACTACAGGTTATCCATTCCAGCAACAAAACGTTGGTAAAACTCTTAATACCGGTCTTGAATTGCAGTTGGCCGCCAACATCATGAACACAAAGAATTTTAGCTGGAATGCTTCCTTTAACATTGCACACAACCGCAATGAGATCCGCAGCCTGGGTCGCGACCCTATGGGTAATCCGTTAAATTCTTACCTGGTACAATCGGGTTGGGTGAACTCCATGAACGATTTCAAGGTAGAAGTGGGTAAGCCAATTGGCCAGTTCTATGGCTATGTAACCGATGGTTTTTATACCGTAGATGATTTCAATTACAACGCATCTAACCAAACCTATACGTTGAAGCCTGATGTGCCTAACAGCTCTGCCGCTGCATTGGGTAACCGGGCGCCACAGCCTGGCGATCTGAAGCTGAAAAAATTATCCGGCTCAAAAGACATGACTATAGGCGCGGATGATATGACCGTATTGGGTAATGCACAGCCTAAATTCACCGGCGGCCTCAATCAGCAGTTTAGCTACAAAAGATTTGATATGAGCGTTTTTGTAAACTGGTCGGTAGGCGCAAAAGAGTACAATGCCAACGCGCTGGAATTTACCACTACCTACCAGTATAAAGACAATAACATGCTGGCCCTTATGAAAAACCGGTACAAATTGTTTGATGACAATGGTAATAAGGTAACCGACCCGGCCACATTAAGCGCCATGAATGCAAACGCTAAATACTGGACACCCACAGTAGGTAACTATTTCCTGCATTCATTCGCCATTGAAGATGCGTCGTACCTGCGTATTCAGAATATAACCATTGGTTATTCATTACCACAAAGCCTGTTACAAAAAACAAAAGTGTTCTCCAGGTTCAGGATCTATGCAACTGTGAACAACCTGTACACCTTTACAAAATATACAGGTTACGATCCGGAGGCAAATACCCGCCGTTCTAACCCGCTTACACCTGGTGTAGATTATGCGGCATACCCCCGCAGCCGGTTCTTCCTGGGCGGTGTGAATGTTAGTTTTTAA
- a CDS encoding RagB/SusD family nutrient uptake outer membrane protein, translated as MKKNTFNILLAVALVGLSAASCKKYLTVDSPSTLTQESVFSSVSNMNSAVIGIYAMLIGDNGYGSRIATLFPQSADDMKTSGDYSALDRRGISCYGASPDNTDLPNPFAQLFKGIERANVCIKYIPKSDLYTNGTDAQKATLQKLYGEALTLRAQFFYEAIRNWGDMPAQFEPAADMTNVYLPRVSSDTLYDKLLDDLKLAGDLVPWRTQSPDQNIRITKGAVKGLRARIALARGGYSLRQDTHQNERRADYKKYYQIAYDECKEIIAHPEQHSLNPVYENIFKTLHSATRLDDAHELMFEVGAFGGNASTDSKLGYYNGLRHSTSSKFGGGGGGINPLPTYYYEFDSIGDIRRDVTINIFEIDTAGKKLMNVATTMTDGKFRRSWTNITGTSQNLAINWPILRFADVLLMYAEADNEINNGPSADAISAYEKVRKRAFIGYETRMGTTPTDKDGFFKAIVQERLLEFGGEGIRKYDLIRWNMLGSKIDETRQKLRDFMNGAGRYANLPLYVYTKPATYNLVASVDEIKTLDFPGGIPVSQALFTPGTGSSTAPTGYTTKNWRASVNEDYLTGDLKGYAVKFEANKKELFPIPTSAINLNYNMAQNWGY; from the coding sequence ATGAAAAAGAACACTTTTAATATATTACTTGCTGTAGCCCTCGTTGGTTTATCTGCAGCGTCGTGTAAAAAATATTTGACCGTCGATTCACCCTCCACCCTTACCCAGGAGTCGGTATTCAGCAGCGTTTCCAATATGAACTCTGCCGTGATCGGTATTTATGCCATGTTGATTGGTGATAATGGGTATGGAAGCCGTATTGCGACTTTGTTCCCGCAGTCGGCCGATGATATGAAAACCTCAGGCGACTACAGTGCATTGGATCGCCGGGGTATCAGTTGTTATGGCGCCAGCCCCGATAATACCGATCTGCCCAACCCGTTCGCCCAGTTGTTCAAAGGCATCGAGCGCGCCAATGTTTGTATCAAGTATATTCCTAAATCAGATTTATACACTAATGGTACCGATGCGCAAAAAGCGACCCTGCAAAAATTGTACGGGGAAGCGTTGACGCTCAGGGCACAGTTCTTTTATGAAGCTATCCGAAACTGGGGCGATATGCCGGCCCAGTTTGAGCCCGCCGCTGACATGACAAACGTTTACCTGCCGAGAGTTAGTTCAGATACCTTGTACGATAAGCTGCTCGATGATCTGAAACTGGCAGGTGACCTGGTTCCCTGGCGCACCCAGTCGCCCGATCAGAACATTCGCATTACCAAAGGCGCGGTAAAAGGCCTGCGGGCAAGAATTGCGCTCGCACGTGGCGGTTACAGCCTGCGCCAGGACACCCATCAAAATGAGCGCCGGGCCGATTACAAAAAATACTACCAGATCGCCTATGATGAATGCAAAGAGATCATTGCCCACCCCGAACAGCATTCGTTGAACCCGGTGTATGAAAATATCTTTAAGACCCTGCATTCTGCCACCCGCCTCGATGATGCGCATGAGCTGATGTTTGAAGTAGGTGCCTTTGGCGGCAATGCCTCCACCGATAGTAAGCTGGGGTATTATAACGGCCTTCGTCACAGCACCAGTTCAAAATTTGGCGGTGGCGGCGGTGGTATCAACCCGTTGCCAACTTATTATTACGAGTTTGATTCTATCGGTGATATCCGTCGCGATGTAACCATCAATATTTTTGAGATCGATACGGCCGGCAAAAAACTCATGAACGTGGCCACTACCATGACTGATGGCAAGTTTAGAAGATCATGGACAAATATTACAGGTACATCGCAGAACCTGGCCATCAACTGGCCCATCCTGCGCTTTGCAGATGTACTGTTAATGTATGCTGAAGCCGATAATGAAATAAACAATGGCCCTTCTGCCGATGCAATAAGTGCTTATGAAAAAGTAAGAAAGCGTGCGTTTATTGGGTATGAAACCCGGATGGGAACAACACCAACTGACAAAGACGGTTTCTTTAAAGCAATTGTACAGGAGCGTTTGTTGGAATTTGGCGGCGAAGGCATTCGTAAATACGACCTTATTCGCTGGAACATGCTGGGGAGTAAAATTGATGAAACCCGTCAAAAGCTGCGCGACTTTATGAACGGTGCTGGCCGCTACGCCAACCTGCCTTTATATGTATACACCAAACCAGCCACCTATAACCTGGTAGCTTCAGTGGATGAAATAAAGACCCTTGATTTTCCCGGTGGCATTCCTGTTTCGCAGGCATTGTTTACGCCAGGTACCGGAAGCAGCACAGCCCCTACAGGGTACACTACCAAAAACTGGCGGGCTTCTGTAAATGAAGATTACCTCACGGGCGATCTGAAAGGATATGCCGTTAAGTTTGAGGCGAATAAAAAAGAGCTGTTCCCCATACCTACCAGTGCGATCAATTTGAATTATAACATGGCCCAGAACTGGGGGTATTAA